One genomic window of Leptospira paudalimensis includes the following:
- a CDS encoding alpha-2-macroglobulin family protein, with product MRKLILWVSMLFFLVSCQSIGGVFKSIKRTIFPSSCRLEVKLDTTDLKYLDNLWDYKIFVSEDTEFSDLVEAVTITPKPSIESNFGSSFISREFSLDHWNFDENVEYQITISKFYATNDCFLENPISFTLPKMIRRPYFSLFNENIFESNLNKVLPIAIANVPEFEVRSATITIPILVNAIASLGSGYYSYDKELNWKTSKWKSGEKVNSHRNQGMDIDSYFGSKPNSKGWLALELGATVVDESNDERFKTESIFLQSTNLGITTKEDPNKLHVWIHTLSNAVPVANTNISLYVKGSLKGNCKTDQDGYCNVPAIANNKLMEYSVLIAEEPTGDKAFLHFNQTHIDGYSEYHSDDHIKGKIYFDRKLYRPGDRVEIKGYLTERKNGTLVPFSSKSVHVKIRDSRGKEVSNQNTTTTSQGGVVSSYVVSDDAGLGHYSVSISIQGDNNSVTYDTFQVEEFRPVNFMVNVSLAKLAKKNENIKGTVEGKYMFGAPMAGAKVSYSVLKRNRYVSFEQFPSFDFSETWYDYEDEYNDGSSDYVTGSEGVLDNQGNYKLDIPIKSLTRKFVTDGEEIEIADPFHLVVESSVFDVDGKTVTKSANIPYQPSETYVGLKCNDRYQSLDKPFQFTAITVDEKGKAVSGEDLKAYIIYNDWTSVLSQGIGKYFFRSNQLTKKVVEVKKFTSKSEGVSFDYRTKDPGSYTILVLNKDKVFSRVDFYAYQKESYYTWDFRGDDSIELRSDKNEYKIGDKAKVLIKSPLQNARVIVTVERDSIYYKKSFLMKGNSAPIEIPIEDIYLPNVEVNVVLLSGRLSPPEGLSGEDIKEFNEQDLGAPKAKTGSITLKVDLGTKIAPVTVSTDKPEYQPREQVKLTIKSTPGAELTISVADRGVLDLVGYSFQSPIQIFYQYWYNVIKTFELRSMIIKHYLYANKGDSPGGDYGEDSGGGFSADSESGARKDFRLTAYWNPVVIADQNGEANLNFTLPDNLTTFRVMVASASNGKYGVTNSEFLVKKNLVLQKSVARFIRVGDNLELGGSITNNTKVNGKFKYKIESKFLNDEKKWIPIELNAGQTKEVLKTFQISESQFIKLKQNKPNEDIQLSYQISVEPENEGSFLSFKKSDLSDSLLVTLPIKEFDPVTSVQFSGYTDSEFKTSIPFPKKDSILLNKGSLDIRISGTALTALKSAFDFYESNPYFCMEQRTSAYLLSLSSGELLRDFQYKAPSKDAYDFNQIEKLFLDEMSEFQTYNGGFKLWKSYGRSGYPYLTAYVISVMQLGKEKGKRTNLIAYQSGIKFLESYIKSPTETSIDSYQTLSLIYSVFVKEKKDVSSLEKTLIDHFEELNPKSRGIFLTAYADFHKIDSYLSDPTFKRLYEDFVSYIEYDKELFIVKPMKKNPDEYFYYSYYNTSSVLGNYLRLLLRVDSKNPRMVQLVNAIMMDRNRSFWTDSHSVGTIALALSEYRNRFEATKSETEGEVVFGEKTIIDESFSPASDSIFKEEISFDRLFDGNSVSTKPISFKRTSSEGRLYFQTRLMYVPVKETTQEKFNGLEIKKTMYRIDGRDSDGNPILKEVSNLQRGSTYLIKLKVLSKKDQAFVIVIDPIPSHTEIVNTSFLTEKSSDAEDAEVTESSYGQYTEYRDDRVIFSDDFLRKGETEYKYILRTVAKGNSILPASKTFLMYHPQFYGNTSSLRVKVE from the coding sequence ATGCGTAAGTTGATACTTTGGGTTTCGATGTTGTTTTTCCTGGTTTCTTGCCAATCGATTGGTGGAGTTTTTAAATCGATCAAACGCACAATTTTCCCAAGTAGTTGCCGATTAGAAGTAAAATTAGATACAACCGATTTAAAGTATTTAGATAATTTATGGGATTATAAAATCTTCGTTTCGGAAGACACTGAATTTTCAGATCTAGTGGAAGCAGTTACCATTACACCAAAACCATCCATTGAATCAAATTTTGGATCTTCTTTTATTAGCCGTGAATTCTCATTAGATCATTGGAATTTCGATGAAAATGTCGAATACCAAATCACAATTTCTAAATTTTATGCAACTAACGATTGTTTTCTAGAAAATCCAATTAGTTTTACGTTGCCGAAGATGATTCGTAGACCTTACTTTTCCTTATTCAATGAAAATATATTTGAATCGAATTTAAACAAGGTGTTACCAATTGCAATTGCAAATGTTCCTGAATTCGAAGTTAGATCAGCAACTATTACCATTCCAATTTTAGTCAATGCGATTGCAAGTTTAGGAAGTGGTTATTATAGTTATGATAAAGAATTGAATTGGAAAACTTCAAAATGGAAGTCTGGCGAAAAAGTTAATTCACACAGAAACCAAGGGATGGACATCGATTCCTATTTTGGTTCCAAACCGAATAGCAAAGGTTGGCTTGCTTTAGAATTAGGCGCTACTGTAGTTGATGAAAGTAATGATGAACGTTTCAAGACAGAAAGTATCTTTTTACAATCTACAAATTTGGGTATTACCACGAAGGAAGATCCTAATAAATTGCATGTTTGGATCCACACATTATCCAATGCAGTTCCTGTAGCAAATACAAATATCAGTTTATATGTCAAAGGGAGTTTAAAAGGAAATTGTAAAACAGACCAAGATGGTTATTGTAATGTTCCCGCCATTGCAAACAATAAACTAATGGAATATTCTGTATTGATTGCAGAAGAACCAACGGGAGACAAAGCATTTCTACATTTTAACCAAACACATATTGATGGTTACTCCGAATACCATTCGGATGATCACATCAAAGGAAAAATATACTTTGACCGAAAGTTATACCGTCCTGGTGATCGAGTGGAAATCAAAGGTTATCTTACAGAGCGGAAAAATGGAACATTGGTACCATTTTCTTCCAAATCAGTACATGTAAAAATTAGAGATTCAAGGGGTAAAGAAGTATCAAATCAGAATACAACAACTACTTCACAAGGCGGTGTTGTTTCCAGTTATGTTGTTTCAGATGATGCAGGTTTAGGGCATTATTCGGTATCTATCTCTATCCAAGGTGATAATAATTCAGTCACTTATGATACCTTCCAAGTAGAAGAGTTTCGACCTGTGAATTTTATGGTAAATGTTTCACTAGCGAAACTTGCCAAAAAAAATGAGAATATTAAAGGAACAGTGGAAGGTAAATACATGTTTGGTGCTCCGATGGCAGGTGCCAAAGTAAGTTATTCAGTTTTGAAACGAAATCGTTATGTTTCCTTTGAGCAATTTCCAAGTTTTGATTTCTCTGAGACATGGTATGACTATGAAGATGAATATAATGATGGAAGTTCAGATTACGTAACTGGTTCAGAAGGTGTATTAGATAACCAAGGAAATTATAAACTTGATATTCCAATCAAATCTTTGACTCGTAAATTTGTTACCGATGGAGAAGAAATCGAAATAGCAGATCCCTTTCACTTAGTTGTAGAATCATCAGTTTTTGATGTTGATGGAAAAACTGTTACCAAATCTGCGAATATTCCATACCAACCATCCGAAACCTATGTTGGTTTAAAATGTAATGATCGTTACCAGTCCTTAGATAAACCTTTTCAATTTACAGCAATTACCGTAGATGAAAAAGGTAAAGCCGTATCTGGTGAAGATCTAAAAGCTTACATCATCTATAATGATTGGACTTCTGTTTTATCACAAGGAATTGGAAAGTATTTCTTTAGAAGTAACCAACTAACAAAAAAAGTTGTAGAAGTGAAAAAATTCACTTCAAAATCAGAAGGAGTCAGCTTTGATTACCGTACAAAAGATCCTGGTAGTTATACAATATTAGTATTGAATAAGGACAAAGTTTTTTCGAGAGTCGACTTTTATGCCTATCAAAAAGAATCCTATTACACTTGGGACTTCCGAGGAGACGATTCGATCGAATTACGTTCTGATAAAAATGAATATAAAATAGGAGATAAGGCAAAAGTACTAATCAAGTCTCCACTTCAAAATGCTCGTGTGATTGTCACAGTAGAAAGAGATTCCATTTATTATAAAAAATCCTTTTTAATGAAGGGGAATAGTGCTCCGATCGAAATTCCAATAGAAGATATTTATCTTCCCAATGTTGAGGTAAATGTAGTATTACTCTCCGGAAGACTGAGTCCTCCAGAAGGATTATCTGGCGAAGATATAAAAGAATTCAACGAGCAAGACTTAGGTGCTCCAAAGGCAAAAACTGGCTCGATCACTTTAAAAGTAGATTTGGGAACCAAAATTGCACCTGTCACGGTTAGTACAGATAAACCAGAATACCAACCAAGAGAACAAGTCAAGTTGACAATCAAATCAACTCCAGGTGCAGAATTAACAATTTCAGTCGCTGATAGGGGAGTATTAGATTTGGTTGGATACAGTTTCCAATCCCCAATTCAAATTTTTTATCAATATTGGTACAATGTTATCAAAACATTTGAACTTCGTTCGATGATCATCAAACATTATTTATACGCAAATAAGGGAGACAGCCCTGGTGGGGATTATGGTGAAGATTCGGGAGGTGGTTTTTCTGCAGATTCTGAGTCTGGGGCAAGAAAAGATTTTCGACTTACGGCTTATTGGAATCCAGTTGTCATCGCAGATCAAAATGGGGAGGCGAATTTAAATTTTACGCTTCCTGATAATTTAACAACCTTTAGGGTGATGGTCGCATCTGCTTCCAATGGAAAGTATGGCGTTACCAATTCTGAATTTTTGGTAAAAAAGAATTTAGTATTACAAAAATCGGTAGCAAGGTTTATACGTGTTGGAGATAATTTAGAGTTAGGTGGAAGTATCACTAATAATACGAAAGTAAATGGTAAGTTTAAATATAAAATTGAATCAAAGTTTTTAAATGATGAAAAAAAGTGGATTCCAATCGAACTGAATGCCGGACAAACGAAAGAAGTTCTAAAAACATTTCAAATTTCCGAATCCCAATTCATCAAACTCAAACAAAACAAACCAAATGAAGACATTCAGCTGTCGTATCAAATTTCTGTAGAACCTGAGAACGAAGGGTCTTTTCTTTCGTTCAAAAAATCAGATTTATCCGATTCCTTGCTTGTCACTTTGCCGATCAAGGAGTTTGATCCAGTTACATCTGTTCAATTTTCTGGTTATACAGATTCCGAGTTTAAAACTTCGATTCCATTTCCTAAAAAAGATTCAATTTTATTGAATAAAGGTTCCTTAGATATTCGTATTTCTGGAACTGCTCTCACAGCACTTAAATCTGCTTTTGATTTTTATGAATCCAATCCTTATTTTTGTATGGAACAAAGGACATCTGCCTATTTACTTTCTTTAAGTTCTGGCGAACTATTACGAGATTTCCAATACAAAGCACCTTCAAAAGATGCGTATGACTTCAATCAAATTGAAAAATTGTTTTTGGATGAAATGTCAGAATTTCAAACTTATAACGGTGGTTTTAAATTGTGGAAAAGTTATGGTCGAAGTGGGTATCCTTACTTAACAGCATATGTGATTTCTGTTATGCAATTAGGAAAGGAAAAAGGCAAACGAACAAATTTGATTGCTTACCAATCAGGAATCAAGTTTTTAGAAAGTTATATTAAAAGTCCAACAGAGACTTCAATCGATTCTTACCAAACTTTAAGTTTAATCTATTCTGTTTTTGTAAAAGAGAAAAAAGATGTAAGTTCCTTAGAAAAAACGCTGATTGATCATTTTGAAGAATTAAATCCAAAATCACGAGGCATTTTCTTAACTGCCTATGCAGATTTTCATAAGATCGATTCATATCTTTCGGATCCTACATTCAAAAGACTTTATGAAGATTTTGTAAGTTATATAGAATATGATAAAGAATTGTTTATCGTAAAACCTATGAAGAAAAATCCTGACGAATATTTTTATTATTCGTATTACAATACTTCTTCTGTCCTCGGAAACTATTTACGATTACTTTTACGTGTTGATTCGAAAAACCCAAGAATGGTCCAACTCGTAAATGCAATCATGATGGATCGTAATAGAAGTTTTTGGACTGACAGTCATAGTGTTGGAACTATTGCCTTAGCCTTGTCTGAATATCGGAATCGATTTGAAGCAACGAAAAGTGAAACTGAGGGAGAAGTTGTTTTTGGAGAAAAAACAATTATCGACGAATCGTTTTCTCCAGCATCTGATTCTATTTTCAAAGAAGAAATTTCATTTGATCGTTTATTTGATGGAAATTCTGTTTCTACAAAACCAATTTCATTTAAACGAACAAGTTCGGAAGGGAGATTGTATTTTCAAACACGTTTGATGTATGTTCCTGTGAAAGAGACAACTCAGGAAAAATTTAATGGATTAGAGATCAAAAAAACAATGTATCGTATTGACGGAAGAGATTCTGATGGAAATCCAATTTTAAAAGAAGTTTCAAACTTACAAAGAGGATCCACATATTTAATCAAACTCAAAGTATTGAGTAAAAAAGACCAAGCATTTGTAATCGTTATCGATCCAATTCCGAGTCATACTGAGATTGTGAATACATCCTTTTTGACAGAGAAATCATCCGATGCAGAGGATGCGGAAGTTACAGAATCTAGTTATGGACAGTATACTGAGTATCGAGATGATCGAGTGATATTCTCTGATGATTTTTTACGCAAAGGAGAGACGGAATACAAATACATTCTGAGAACCGTTGCGAAAGGAAATTCTATACTGCCAGCATCAAAAACATTTTTGATGTATCATCCACAGTTTTACGGTAATACTAGTTCACTTCGGGTAAAAGTGGAGTGA
- a CDS encoding TetR family transcriptional regulator produces the protein MSRVQVIERSPKKRAVLEKDKLSKRTSIIQAAASLLQKKDWSELSMDEVAKRAKIAKGTLYLYFPTKEDLCLRIHSADYESWFMDLHEFLSKAPKMDVSIFSNWFVNSMDRHTRFLKLLPIVPTILEKNASIQTIREFKSNLKSQISSVLPLLIHYFPFFTEQSGFLFLMQCHALAVGSWSHGFPSNQVKEAVKDTELEVFMLDYKKFLEMSILTLLKGHSGI, from the coding sequence ATGAGTCGAGTGCAAGTCATAGAACGTTCACCTAAAAAGAGAGCTGTTTTAGAGAAAGATAAACTTTCGAAACGTACTTCGATCATACAAGCTGCTGCATCCCTACTCCAAAAAAAAGATTGGTCTGAACTTTCTATGGATGAAGTTGCAAAACGTGCAAAAATTGCAAAAGGTACTTTGTATTTATATTTTCCAACGAAAGAAGATTTATGCCTTAGGATCCATAGTGCTGATTACGAATCTTGGTTTATGGATTTACATGAGTTTTTAAGTAAGGCTCCCAAAATGGATGTGAGTATTTTTTCGAATTGGTTTGTGAATTCTATGGATCGACATACACGATTTTTAAAATTACTTCCGATTGTACCTACAATTTTAGAAAAAAACGCAAGTATACAAACCATTCGCGAATTTAAATCCAATTTAAAATCACAAATCAGTTCCGTATTACCTCTACTCATCCATTACTTTCCTTTTTTTACCGAACAATCAGGATTCTTATTTTTGATGCAATGCCATGCATTAGCAGTTGGATCTTGGTCGCATGGTTTTCCTTCCAACCAAGTGAAGGAAGCGGTAAAGGACACTGAATTGGAAGTATTTATGTTGGATTATAAAAAATTTTTAGAAATGTCCATCTTAACTTTATTAAAAGGACATTCTGGTATTTAG
- a CDS encoding sulfatase-like hydrolase/transferase yields MFNLKLNNLKHILKSQKYQWILFYLILFSFHIPGELIWSGWTYYHGVFLHILFLIGVILIVLKLLQFNFFVKKFTLLVFMVPLLLVLNYQWVYQTQFNFSLFGYAVQNFGFLWKEFFPFLHEWSMVHYFPFLILILFFDPFLVFTRYRVNPTFLLLVVYLLLLFHSKLYVQTLPTIHQKQNLKQKVNQFINHIPNDTHIVMIVLEGVSRKHLIGVSSKFINFSSLENSHFLIPMPHTSKSLFTWMTGESQIHSSRIQSTKQIEGDSLPSLLKQKYLYETKMIYTQSIYFEGMNLFFPNVFQQVQDKTVLEKKFGNPNSNFSWGMDDRVVLSEFKHLNFGSHPFFIMVGLSQTHSPYFTYSNQDVSLPKVLRHTKALQENINLIDELISYIKSNSKRETFLIITADHGESFGEGGAHAHNYSLYNQEIDVPFLMYAIQSNELYIPKFGSSIHFKETILDLLQQETNRTENSQNFFSSNYKLDLVLKTWNSEIQRGLVYDQKKYIFHNDKDILYEMDLDEKNQKMILDPKLKDKLIKKMYEFIQN; encoded by the coding sequence ATGTTCAATTTGAAGTTAAATAATTTGAAACATATTTTAAAATCACAAAAATACCAATGGATTCTTTTTTATTTGATACTGTTTAGTTTCCATATTCCAGGTGAGTTAATTTGGTCTGGATGGACTTATTACCATGGAGTTTTCCTCCATATTTTGTTTTTAATTGGTGTCATTCTAATTGTTTTGAAACTACTTCAATTCAATTTCTTTGTAAAAAAGTTCACACTTTTAGTATTTATGGTGCCATTATTACTTGTGTTAAACTACCAATGGGTATACCAAACACAATTTAACTTTTCGTTATTTGGATATGCGGTTCAAAATTTTGGATTCCTCTGGAAGGAATTTTTTCCATTTTTGCATGAATGGTCAATGGTACATTATTTTCCTTTTTTAATCCTCATCTTATTTTTTGATCCTTTTTTGGTGTTCACGCGGTATCGTGTGAATCCAACTTTTTTGTTACTTGTTGTGTATTTATTACTATTGTTCCATTCAAAATTGTATGTTCAAACTTTGCCCACCATTCATCAAAAACAGAATCTAAAACAAAAGGTGAATCAATTTATAAATCATATTCCAAATGATACTCATATTGTAATGATTGTACTTGAAGGTGTATCCAGAAAACACTTGATAGGCGTCAGTTCAAAATTTATTAATTTTTCGTCTTTAGAAAATTCTCATTTTTTGATTCCAATGCCACATACTTCTAAAAGTTTATTCACATGGATGACAGGAGAGTCACAGATACATAGTTCGCGTATTCAATCTACAAAACAGATTGAAGGAGACAGTTTACCTTCTCTTTTAAAACAGAAATACTTATATGAAACAAAGATGATTTATACTCAATCAATTTATTTCGAAGGTATGAATTTATTCTTTCCTAATGTATTCCAACAAGTACAAGACAAAACAGTTTTAGAAAAAAAATTCGGTAATCCAAATAGTAATTTCAGCTGGGGAATGGATGATCGAGTTGTGCTTTCCGAATTCAAACATTTGAATTTTGGTTCTCATCCTTTTTTTATTATGGTAGGCCTTAGCCAAACTCATAGTCCTTATTTCACTTATTCGAATCAGGATGTATCATTACCAAAAGTTTTACGCCATACCAAAGCATTACAGGAAAATATAAATTTAATAGATGAATTGATTTCCTATATTAAATCGAATTCTAAAAGAGAAACATTCCTTATCATTACAGCAGACCATGGTGAAAGTTTTGGAGAAGGAGGTGCTCATGCACATAACTACTCTTTGTATAACCAAGAGATTGATGTACCGTTTTTGATGTATGCAATTCAATCTAATGAATTGTACATTCCAAAATTTGGTTCATCAATCCATTTTAAAGAAACTATATTGGATCTTTTGCAACAAGAGACGAATCGTACGGAAAATTCTCAGAATTTTTTTAGTTCCAATTACAAACTAGATTTAGTTTTAAAAACTTGGAATTCTGAAATCCAAAGAGGGTTAGTATATGATCAAAAGAAATACATATTTCACAATGATAAAGATATTTTATACGAAATGGACTTAGATGAGAAAAATCAGAAGATGATTTTGGATCCAAAATTAAAAGATAAATTGATAAAAAAAATGTATGAGTTTATCCAGAACTAA
- a CDS encoding transglycosylase domain-containing protein, translating to MIWNFILRIKTLFFLIPIIGGIWFVLRPIQIDDFKKEVTTRILSKDGKLIGRTQNHTLSKQDWVPITEYPKFVSEIVCIAEDKRFFSHHGIDPFAIINSLYSFFITKQNRGGGSTITMQLVRIYHPNIRSYPIIIRKSFEVLEALRFELWLTKQQILEAYLNSVSIHSNSVGFPSASLTLFEKNVRFLSLDETVYLTILIRKNVSNEDEIKFRYNQLRVKIPFSIPILNDPNELVQTKLQKKMQNYDDSFTGENQHFLNWIRSLHLDPKEEMVSTISSELNAEIHSIVNSEINVLKKWNVNNASAIILEKESNQNSALSLVAMIGSKNFFEDGNGMVNGTIAFRDAGSTLKPLLYALAIDQNIYSINSILVDEKYSYSLGTGENYLPRNADLRYWGNLTLAEALANSRNIPAVTTIQLVGVPNFYRFLKLAGFENLKQSPSFYGPGLALGTGGASLLQLSRVYGAFMLGGILPKIKIGSINGKSIFYGESHPLVSEETAEEIKFILNDSKLRQKAFGKRSYLNYPFPVSVKTGTSKDYRNSWTIAFNDRYVVGAWVGNFSGEKTMDVSGSFGAGRIVQNIFRLLMKEKDKKQYAPKLTEVRSICKISGKLANSNCPSVVLNVRKKITNLHPCEELHNNKDSSIVGVGFVYPGQSQVFLYHPGFEREKQNIPIRIREYQTLKDPKLIWNQTIQVKLSGTGEGNVSIQRGKHSLELFDGPEIKANVQFEVK from the coding sequence GTGATTTGGAATTTTATACTTAGAATCAAAACCTTATTCTTCCTGATACCTATCATTGGAGGAATTTGGTTTGTTTTAAGACCAATCCAAATTGATGATTTTAAAAAAGAAGTAACAACACGTATTTTATCCAAAGATGGTAAATTGATTGGTAGAACTCAAAATCATACATTGTCCAAACAAGATTGGGTTCCAATAACCGAGTATCCAAAATTTGTTTCAGAAATTGTTTGCATTGCAGAAGATAAACGATTTTTTTCACATCATGGGATTGATCCTTTTGCTATAATCAATTCGTTATATTCATTTTTCATTACAAAACAAAATCGCGGTGGTGGTTCCACCATCACGATGCAGCTGGTTCGAATTTATCATCCAAATATTCGATCGTATCCTATTATCATTCGTAAATCATTTGAAGTTTTGGAAGCCCTTCGTTTTGAATTGTGGTTAACAAAACAACAAATTTTAGAAGCTTATTTAAATTCTGTATCAATTCATTCTAATTCTGTTGGATTTCCTTCTGCTTCCCTTACTCTTTTTGAAAAAAATGTACGATTTTTATCCTTAGATGAAACAGTTTATCTAACAATTTTAATTCGAAAAAATGTTTCGAACGAAGATGAGATCAAATTTCGATACAACCAATTACGAGTCAAAATTCCATTCTCAATACCAATCCTAAATGATCCAAATGAACTAGTTCAAACCAAACTGCAAAAGAAAATGCAAAATTATGATGATTCATTCACTGGTGAAAATCAACATTTTCTCAATTGGATCAGAAGTTTACATTTGGATCCAAAGGAAGAAATGGTATCAACTATTTCATCTGAATTAAATGCTGAAATCCATTCAATTGTAAATTCAGAAATAAATGTATTAAAAAAATGGAATGTAAATAATGCATCGGCAATCATTTTAGAGAAAGAATCAAATCAAAATTCTGCCTTATCACTTGTAGCAATGATTGGATCTAAAAATTTTTTTGAAGATGGAAATGGAATGGTAAATGGGACAATTGCATTTCGTGATGCTGGAAGTACATTAAAACCATTGTTATATGCATTAGCAATTGATCAAAATATATATTCTATCAATTCAATTCTAGTGGATGAAAAATATTCATACTCATTGGGAACAGGAGAAAACTACCTTCCGAGAAATGCGGACCTCCGTTATTGGGGAAATTTAACATTAGCAGAAGCTTTGGCAAATTCTCGTAACATACCGGCCGTTACTACCATCCAATTGGTTGGTGTTCCTAATTTTTATCGATTTTTAAAGTTAGCGGGATTTGAAAACTTAAAACAATCTCCTAGTTTTTATGGGCCTGGACTCGCTTTAGGAACGGGAGGTGCTAGTCTATTGCAACTTTCGCGAGTCTACGGTGCTTTTATGTTAGGTGGAATTCTTCCAAAAATTAAAATTGGGAGTATCAATGGAAAATCAATATTTTACGGTGAATCACATCCTTTGGTATCTGAAGAAACAGCCGAAGAGATTAAATTTATACTCAATGATTCAAAACTAAGACAAAAGGCATTCGGGAAAAGAAGTTATTTAAATTACCCATTTCCGGTCTCAGTCAAAACGGGAACCTCCAAAGATTATAGAAATTCTTGGACTATTGCATTTAATGATCGGTATGTGGTAGGTGCTTGGGTTGGAAATTTTTCTGGCGAAAAAACAATGGATGTTTCAGGTTCCTTTGGTGCTGGAAGAATTGTACAAAATATTTTTCGATTGCTTATGAAGGAAAAGGACAAAAAGCAATATGCACCTAAACTAACAGAAGTTCGATCTATTTGTAAAATTTCAGGTAAACTGGCAAATTCCAATTGTCCATCAGTTGTTTTGAATGTTAGGAAAAAAATAACAAACCTTCATCCATGTGAAGAGTTACACAATAATAAAGATTCTTCCATAGTTGGCGTAGGATTTGTGTATCCGGGACAAAGCCAAGTTTTTTTATACCATCCTGGATTTGAACGAGAAAAACAAAATATTCCAATTCGGATCCGTGAATACCAGACCTTAAAAGATCCCAAACTAATTTGGAACCAAACGATACAAGTGAAGTTATCAGGAACAGGGGAAGGAAATGTTAGCATTCAAAGAGGAAAACATAGTTTAGAATTATTTGATGGACCAGAAATAAAGGCAAATGTTCAATTTGAAGTTAAATAA
- a CDS encoding SOS response-associated peptidase, whose protein sequence is MCGRFGYTIIKLKDGTEKWIRLIQGTQVFDIQKVEDTFRRSPNFEYYPSSLAPVIHSLSNQGENTLELMQWGVQPNWSPKPIFNTREERLFATSFWSSAAKHNRCIIPASFFNEWKSEKGTKIKYKIYPKSGESFCFAGIWGEIPNTSHRKFWFSILTQEGNSLMKEVHNSGGNQGRQPVHLTEDCWERWLDPRIKEENQIRYLIQAYPSEFIFAEPEINEPMLF, encoded by the coding sequence GTGTGCGGGCGTTTTGGATATACCATAATCAAATTGAAAGATGGAACCGAAAAATGGATTCGATTGATCCAAGGTACCCAAGTTTTCGACATTCAAAAGGTAGAAGACACATTCCGAAGGTCACCAAATTTTGAATACTACCCAAGTTCGCTTGCACCGGTAATCCATTCACTTTCAAATCAAGGTGAAAATACATTAGAGTTAATGCAATGGGGAGTACAACCAAATTGGTCACCAAAACCAATTTTTAATACAAGAGAAGAAAGGTTGTTCGCAACTTCCTTTTGGTCTAGTGCTGCCAAACACAATCGGTGTATCATCCCTGCTTCTTTTTTTAATGAATGGAAATCCGAAAAAGGTACAAAGATAAAATATAAAATTTATCCAAAATCTGGAGAAAGTTTTTGTTTTGCAGGAATTTGGGGTGAGATACCCAATACTTCTCATCGAAAATTTTGGTTTAGTATTTTGACCCAAGAAGGAAATTCACTGATGAAAGAAGTTCATAACTCTGGCGGGAACCAAGGTCGTCAGCCAGTTCACCTAACTGAGGATTGTTGGGAAAGATGGTTAGATCCTCGAATCAAAGAAGAAAACCAAATCAGATACTTAATCCAAGCTTATCCTTCAGAATTTATCTTTGCGGAGCCAGAAATCAATGAACCGATGTTATTTTAA
- a CDS encoding DUF5329 family protein: MKKFPALFFSFFFILFIIFEQPLLSEAKACNSYSESEKIEILLKKIGNFNGNFIRNGDSHSAKDAENHLRYKLNEAKNSFFAPDPKDWTAKLFIDKVASKSFLSGTPYKIRYPNGKEIASATWLYEELKKIENCL, encoded by the coding sequence ATGAAAAAGTTCCCTGCTCTATTTTTTTCTTTTTTCTTTATCTTATTCATTATTTTCGAACAACCACTTCTTTCAGAAGCTAAAGCCTGTAACAGTTATTCTGAATCCGAAAAAATCGAAATCTTATTAAAAAAAATTGGGAATTTCAATGGAAACTTCATTCGAAATGGTGATTCACATAGTGCAAAAGATGCAGAGAACCATTTGCGTTACAAATTAAACGAAGCCAAAAATTCATTTTTTGCTCCTGATCCCAAAGATTGGACAGCAAAACTCTTTATTGATAAAGTAGCATCAAAGTCATTTTTATCTGGTACACCTTATAAAATCCGTTATCCTAATGGAAAAGAAATTGCAAGTGCGACTTGGTTGTATGAAGAGCTGAAAAAAATCGAGAATTGCCTTTAA